CTCTTGACAGGCTTCATACTACGGCTGAGGCTCATCATCGGGTGATAATTCTTGAGGTTATGGGTAGGCATACTGGGTGGATTGCGTTGTGGGCTGGGCTTGCTGGGGGTGCGGATGCTATTTTGATTCCTGAGAAGCCTTTTGATGTTGGTAAGGTGTGTGGGTATATTAGGCGGAGACAGAAGCGGGGTAGAAACTTTAGTTTAATTGTTGCTGCTGAGGGTGCGAAGCCTGCGGGGGGTAAGGAGATTGTTTACAGTAGTGGTGTGGACGAGTTTGGGCATGCTAGACTTGGCGGTATTGGATATTATCTTGGGAGGGAGATTGAGAAGAGGATGGGTGTTGAGACGAGGGTTGTGGTTCTTGGGCATATTCAACGCGGGGGGTCTCCTATAGCTTTTGACAGAGTTTTAGCTACTCGATATGGAATTGCAGCCATTGACCTTGTTCATGAAGGAAGGTTTGGGCGGATGGTTGCTCTTCAGGGAAATGAGGTTGTTTCTGTTCCTTTCACGGATGTTGTTGGTAAGCGAAAGACTGTTGATTTAAAGCTTTATGAAATAGCAGAGGTGTTTTTCGGCTAAGACTTTTTCTCTGGGACGTTTGGTGTCAAAACGCTTCAAGTTTGCCTAGGTTCCGACGCATGAACATTCGAAAACCATGTTCTGCTGGTCTAGGAATAACCAGTATATTTAGAGGATTTTATTCGGAATCTAGATGATTTTCACTATTAATTTTCGCATCTTATTTGAAGATAATAACGTTTTAATCGTTTTCCCCCAAAGTAGCTAGTGATTCACATGAAACTTCAATGGAATCCGAAAATCCTTCTAGTAGTCAATGCTATTGGAGCAGCGTTGGCTATTGCTGTAGCTTTATTGATTTTTGAAATAGATGGGATAGTTAATGTTTCACTGTATGGCCATGGTTTGCAGTTCAGCGACGAATGGGCAATACCATATTGGATGTTTTTGCGATTAGCCCTTGGGTTGGTGGGCGGCATTGCGTGCATAAACGTTTTTGCGGTAGTGTATGAGATTCTGGGTCGTAAAATCGTGCCTACCCCGAAGGCTACTATGCCTCGTTTATCTCCTGCCCCTGCAGCTACGTTGAAAAGTGTGCCTAAAGTTGTGAAGGAGAAGAAACTTGTAAGGGAAGATGATGGTATCCAAATTGCTGCCTTACCTATGGTGTGCAACAAGTGTGGAAAGGTTTTCACTCAACCCCTTTGCATGTTTGATTTCAAATCTGGAAAGCCGAGGCTGGTAAACGTTTGTCCCTACTGTAACGCGATACTTGCAGTAACAGGTAACTCGAGATCGGAATGAGAAATCAGTATTGAAAACGAAGATTTCAGAACAGTAGTCTAAGTTCACAAAGCTTATGGGCTTTTCTCTTCGATGAAGATACAGGAAGATGTACTCGTGAAAATCAGCATCAACTTATCTGTAGTTGTCTTGGCTCTGATAGTTATGGCTGTAGCTTCTTTTTTTGTGATGGCTAGCCAAGCGCAGATGGACCAACTGGTTCACGGGGTTTTGTACGATTTTGGATTACGATTCAGCTACCGATGGGCTATGCCCTACTGGGCCAGCTCAGGTATTATCGTCGGTTTGTCTTGGTTCAATATAGTTGCGTCAACCACGCTGGTTTACTACATTTTTAGAAACAAATGTTCACCACGCCCGGAAATCCAGCAGGTTGAGCAAATTGAAGCATTGACTGAACAGTTGGTTGAGCAACATGAAGATCTAGTGGAAATACAGGTTCTTGACCAATATTGTGAGTCCCCAGTGCTTAAGATTAGGAGCTATGATGTGAGGCATCCTCGGGACGTAGTTGATAGTCAGTGTTAGTTCTCGGTTGATTCGTAAGCGAGCTCGATTTGCAGTTTATTTCTCTAGCAATTTATTGTCGCAGAAGGGGCATTTTTTCAGAACTTTGAATTTCGGTAAAGCTTCGTTTACGCTGATGTTGCCGCCGAGTTTGGTTAAGGCGTTTCCGCAAGATTTGCAGACAAAAACTGTTCTTGCTGTTTCGTTCCTTGATTTTTTGTAGGAAAGGTAGCCGATTATAGTAGTGGCAACTATTGCAAAGCAGAGCAGTCCGAGTGCCATTCTAAAGGTTGTCCAGTAAATATTCGCCCAGCCTAAGCTGAATTGAAGCCCGTAATAATATAGTGTATTGTTTACGATCCAGTCTAGCTGTAGTGACAAAATTATGACTATGATTATTGCGCCGTCCACCATTAAGAAGGGGAGGAGTTTGCTTAGTTTCTCAACGTTCACTTCTTCATCTCCTCGTGCAAGCGTATATCGAACCCTTTCGTAAATTAAATTTTTGCATTTTCCTGCGTTTGCAATTGAGAAGCGATATGTAGAATCACCTCATTTAGGGTGTGCGTATTCAAGATGACTTGGCTTTAGGTTCAAAGCGGTTTAAGTGTTGAACAGATACATGCGTGCATGATGGGTGTTCTGTCTAGACAGGATTTAATTCTCTTCTAGTATTTAGTTCTAGAGATAAACTTAATAAAACATCTACATTAATTGTAGAAAAACGTCGTTACACATGGTTGTTGTCGTCCTTGGCCAACGAAGAAGAAAAAGTGTTTACAGTATATGTGCGAGTTGAAGGGAGGGTGACTATTCCTAAAGAGGTTAGGGACGCGCTAAGCCTGAAGAAAGGCGACTTGGTGGAGTGTCGAGTTAGAAGAGTTAGGTGAATTGTGGAATGATTTCGAAGCTGTGCTCATTAAAGAAACGTGATTTAATCATGTTGAGGGTTAAGGCGTTTCGACGCCGTGTGTGGTTTAAGACATTGATTAAGATGGAGCGAGGGCTGATTAACTCAGTCATAGAAGTTGTGGATGATGTCCGCAGCACGTTGCTGGCAAAGGTTCTAACATCGATTGTAAAGAAGCTGTTAACTGCGTTGGAAAGCCGTGTTACGCGTATGATGAGAGAAGTCGGTCAGCCACTCGCTAAAAAAATAAGTCTTATTGCCCAGTCGTGGGGGAACAAATCCGCCAAAGAATGGATGAGTAATAAAGAGTTTATCCAATTTTTAGCGGTGACCACGATGAATACGCCGTCTTTATTTAAGGCATGATGTATGCGGGTGCACAGGACAAAATGCTTAAACTAAAGGTATAGAGGATCAAGGTTTGTTTACTGTTCTTTTAATTGTATTGTCTGCCGTGGTTTATTCTTGGGCACTTTACAACTTACCCGTGTTAATAGTTGGAATTAGAAGTTTCCGTCGTGAGGGAGCTGAGAAGAAATCTTTTGGGCAAAAGGCGGTGTTCGAGAAGAATCTTCCTACGTTCTCAGTTGTTATTCCAGCGAAGAATGAAGAATCTGTTCTTCCTCGGCTGTTAGGTGCTCTCTTAAATCAAAACTATCCAAGAAAAAAAGTTGAAGTAATCGTGGTAGAAGATGGTTCAACTGATGCTACATCAGAAGTTTGTGAGAAGTGTGTGAAGGATTTTGGTGGGCGGTTAAAGATAGTTCGTGGGGGAGATTCCACTGGAAAACCTTCTGCTTTGAATCGAGCATTGAGAATCTCTAGCGGCGATATAATAGCTGTGTTTGACGCAGATAATGTACCCGAACAAGATGCCTTACTTAACGCCGCAAAGCATTTTCAGGATGAGGCAATTGCTGCCCTTCAAGGTAGAACGTTGACGCTTAATTCGGATGTTAACATGCTTACGAAGTTTGTTTCTTATGAGGAAGCTGCGTGGTGTGAGGCATATTTGAGAGGTAGAGATGCTCTAGATCTGTTTGTCCATTTGAAGGGCACTTGTCAATTTATTCGGAGGGGGGTGTTGGAGCGTGTGGGGTGTTGGCGTGAGGAGTATCTTTCAGATGATTTTGAGATGTCTGCTAGGCTTACCTTGAAGGGATATCGAATAAGGTATGCGCCGGATGTTCGGTCTTGGCAGGAAAGCCCTCACAGCTGGGGTCAGATGTTTCGTCAGAGGGTAAGATGGTTTAGGGGGACTATGGAAGTAGCTCTGAATTATGGGCGGCTGATTAGGAAGCCAAGTTTCAAGACTTTGGACGCTGAGGTTACGCTTCTTGCACCCTTTGTATTAATTTTGTCACTTCTAAGTTATTTAGTAGGTCCGATTGCTCTCTGGGGCTTAGATAGGTCGATTCTTCTTGTTATCAGTGCGATTGGGTGGGGTTTGTTGACGGTTTCGATTGTTGCAGGGGCGATTGCGATGTTATACGTCGCAGAACCCAAAAAAACAAGTGACTTGCTCTGGATTCCTTTCATATACGTTTACTGGTCGTTCCATGTTTTCTTGGCAACTTGGGCTTTGATGAGGATAATTTTCAAGGCGCCGAAGGTATGGAGGAAGACTTCAAGAACAGGTGTAGTCACGGTGAATTATTCGTGCATGTGTACGCATTCTCAAGCGTTGGATGATTCGAGTGGTTAATTTGAAGGTTCTTGTGACTGGTGGGGCTGGGTTCATTGGCAGTCACTTGATTGACAAGTTAATTCGGGAAGGTTGTGAAGTAACGGTTCTTGACGATTTGTCTAGTGGTTTATTGGAGAATATTGAAGACCATGTGGCTAAGGATGATGTGGAGTTTGTGGAGGGTAGCATATTGGATGGAAAGGTTGTTGCACGGGCTGTTCACGGGGTTGATGCGGTGGTACATCTGGCGGCGGTAGTCAGTGTTCCTTTTTCGGTTCTAAACCCTGAGCGAACGTATGAGGTTAATGTTTATGGGACGAAGGTTTTGCTGGATCAATGCGTGTCGAATGGGGTAGAGAAGTTTGTTTTTGCTTCTTCGTGTGCGGTTTATGGGGAGGCTTCATATCTTCCTATTGATGAGGTGCATCCGACTGGTCCTCTTTCACCTTACGCTGAGTCAAAGCTTGTGACGGAGCAAATGTGCGTTAAGGATTATGGGAGCAAGTTGGACATGGTAGCTTTGAGGCTGTTTAACGTCTACGGGCAAGGGCAGGCTTATAATGGGTATGCTGGAGTGATTACGGCTTTTGCGAAGTGTCTGGAGGCGAGAGAACCTTTGATAATTTTTGGGGACGGGTTTCAAACAAGAGATTTTATCCACGTTTCGGATGTTGCTAGAGCTGTCTGGTTGACATTAACAAGAGCTGACGCTGGAGGAATTTTTAACATTGCTTCTGGAAGGGCAGTGAGAATTAAGGAGCTTGCAGAGATAATGGCGGACATCACAGATGTTGAGGATTTGCAGGTAGATTTTGAAAAGCCTAGAGAAGGAGATGTACGCCACAGCCATGGGGACTACTCGGAGGCTAGGAGGCTTCTTGGGTATGTACCGGAGAAAGATCTTCGAGAGGGTCTTCAAGAGCTGCTGACTGAAAAGAGAGTTTTGGTTGAGAGGGTCTCTGTCTATTGAGCACTAGTTTTCTGGGAAAAGCTGAGGGTTGGCTTGTCTCCTTTCAGCCTTCGGGGAGAACAGCCTTTTTGTTGGCTTTTTTCTTTGGCTTTGGAGTGAGGTTAATTCCAGAGTTGTTGTCTTATCCGTATCCGATTGGCTTTGACACGATTTATTATGCTTGGAGGATAGAGGAGGGGGTTGTGTGGGTTCATTGGAGCGGAGTTTTCAGTAGCTGGCTCTTGTATGGTCTGTTGGTGCCTGTATATGATATGTTTAGGATCGAGCCGTTTCTTCTGCTAAAGATAGCTATGCCGCTGCTTTTCGGGTTAAATGTGTGCGGCGTATATTATCTGGCGACCAAGGCTTTTAACTGGTCAGCAAGGAAAAGCTTGTTTGCGGCTGGGCTGTTTTCGTTTCAAATTGCTATTCTTGGAATTTCGTGGCACTTTTACAGGAACATGCTGGGGTTAGGAGTTTTACTTTTCACGTTGCCTTGGATTTTAAAGGATAAACTCGACTTGAAAAGCTTGGCGTTGTTTAGTGTCTTGTCGGTTCTGGTGGTTTTCAGTCACGAGTCCGCTTCTGTGCTGTTGTTTGTATCTGTCTTAGGTGTTGCAGCTTCACATCTGCTTAGAGCGAGAGGTCGGACGGCTATGAAAGTTCTTGCGGCCACTTTACCAGCTGCAGGGGTCTTCGTCGCAAGTGTTTTTCCGATAATTTCTCCGAGGTACGGAGTTGTTCGGTCGAATGTTTTGACGATCTTTCAGAGTCAGGGGCATTATTCTGGACTGCTACATTTCTTCACAAACTACCTTAGCGTAGTTGACACTGTTCAGCAATACCCAACTTATCTTGATTTGGCAGCCTCTGTTGCTTCGTTGTTTGCGTTATTGTACGTCGCGATTCTTCCTCTTGCAATTGTGGGTTTTTTCAGACATTCAATGGTGGATGCTTGGGTCATTTTTCTTTGTGTGGGCGCATTTGGTTGCTTGGTGCTGCCTTTTTTCGCTTTGGATTTGTGGAATCGGTGGATGCTTTTGTTGGTGTTTCCGTTGACTTATTATGCGGCTAATGGCTTTGTGAAGGTTTTGCATTCAGCTAAGCCTGTTGCTGTGTCACTTCACCAATTTGGGTCTTTGAGAATTTCTAAGAGGGCGGCTAAGAGGTTGGTGTTGGTTTCTGTGGTCTGCGGCTTCGTTTTTATGACTTCGCCAATGTTTTTTGGCAAGGGCGGGGTTTTTTGCTTGCCCACCACTGTTGTCTATATACCTACAACTATGCTTTCTAATTCAGTTCCCTTATGCGACGTTGATGGTGTTGTTGAGGCGTTTCAGTGGGTAGACAATAGGATGGATGGTGATTCTTGTTTTTTGGCTCATGATGCTTTGTTCAATTGGGCAAGGCTTTCTCTCGATGAGCGGCATACTGTCGTCTTTTTTAAGAATGATGTTTTTGGTGCAGTTAGTTTGGGGGCTGAGCATGGTTATGGTCGTTTTTGGCTTGTGTGGTGGAATGTTGACATTGGCTGGTATGGTTTTAAGGTTCCTCAAGGCTTTAAGGAGGTTTTCAGTGTTGGTAGGATTTCGGTTTTTGAGTATGGGGGCTAGAAGTTATTGGTGACTGTGGAAGAAGTCAAGGATGAATTTGAAAAAGGCGCGGTGTTGGATGAGAAGCCTTTGATTGTTATTGGTATTCCAGCTTATAATGAGGAGAGAAGTATTGCGAAGGTGGTTTTAGATGCTCATAGGTACGCGGATG
The Candidatus Bathyarchaeota archaeon genome window above contains:
- a CDS encoding 6-phosphofructokinase, which codes for MKVGVLSGGGDAPGINAVIRAVVRKAIQEHGYETVGIKDGWRGLVDGDFVPLDLKATSGMLPRGGSILGTSRTNPFKREDGWRRILENVEKHGIGAVVVIGGDDTLGVAHKMYEKGLPCVGVPKTIDNDLAATDYTFGFHTAVSIACEALDRLHTTAEAHHRVIILEVMGRHTGWIALWAGLAGGADAILIPEKPFDVGKVCGYIRRRQKRGRNFSLIVAAEGAKPAGGKEIVYSSGVDEFGHARLGGIGYYLGREIEKRMGVETRVVVLGHIQRGGSPIAFDRVLATRYGIAAIDLVHEGRFGRMVALQGNEVVSVPFTDVVGKRKTVDLKLYEIAEVFFG
- a CDS encoding AbrB/MazE/SpoVT family DNA-binding domain-containing protein, which codes for MANEEEKVFTVYVRVEGRVTIPKEVRDALSLKKGDLVECRVRRVR
- a CDS encoding glycosyltransferase family 2 protein, with protein sequence MFTVLLIVLSAVVYSWALYNLPVLIVGIRSFRREGAEKKSFGQKAVFEKNLPTFSVVIPAKNEESVLPRLLGALLNQNYPRKKVEVIVVEDGSTDATSEVCEKCVKDFGGRLKIVRGGDSTGKPSALNRALRISSGDIIAVFDADNVPEQDALLNAAKHFQDEAIAALQGRTLTLNSDVNMLTKFVSYEEAAWCEAYLRGRDALDLFVHLKGTCQFIRRGVLERVGCWREEYLSDDFEMSARLTLKGYRIRYAPDVRSWQESPHSWGQMFRQRVRWFRGTMEVALNYGRLIRKPSFKTLDAEVTLLAPFVLILSLLSYLVGPIALWGLDRSILLVISAIGWGLLTVSIVAGAIAMLYVAEPKKTSDLLWIPFIYVYWSFHVFLATWALMRIIFKAPKVWRKTSRTGVVTVNYSCMCTHSQALDDSSG
- a CDS encoding NAD-dependent epimerase/dehydratase family protein: MVNLKVLVTGGAGFIGSHLIDKLIREGCEVTVLDDLSSGLLENIEDHVAKDDVEFVEGSILDGKVVARAVHGVDAVVHLAAVVSVPFSVLNPERTYEVNVYGTKVLLDQCVSNGVEKFVFASSCAVYGEASYLPIDEVHPTGPLSPYAESKLVTEQMCVKDYGSKLDMVALRLFNVYGQGQAYNGYAGVITAFAKCLEAREPLIIFGDGFQTRDFIHVSDVARAVWLTLTRADAGGIFNIASGRAVRIKELAEIMADITDVEDLQVDFEKPREGDVRHSHGDYSEARRLLGYVPEKDLREGLQELLTEKRVLVERVSVY